GGCGGTCTGGGGATTGAGGCGGCCGGCCATGCCCAGGACGCTGCGCAGAGTTTGACCTGGAGCGAACTCCATCGTTAAATAGGCGATTCCCTCGGCCTGGCCGAGGTCGTGCACGCGGACGACGTTGGCGTGGGTGACCTGGCGGGCCGACTTGAGCTCGCGCCGAAACCGTTCCATGCCGGTCGCGTCGTCGGCGATCTCGGGCGCCAGGATCTTGAGGGCGATCCGTTCGTTGATCGTCGTGTCCAAGGCCTTATAGACGATCCCCATCCCGCCCCGTCCGGCCTCTTCGATGATTTGGTAGCGGCCTGCGAATAGAGTTCCCGGCGCCAACGCCGGGTCGAACCCTGCCATCGTCCGAGTTTCGATCTCCCCTTCCTCCCGGCCCGAATATAGCCCCCTCCGCGAACGAGTGTCAAGGCAGAGGGCGGCGAGATCGGCTATAATGGGGAAGAGCTTCGGAATCGAGGAGAGCGTTCATGCAAAGCCATCAAGCGGATATCCTGATCATCGGCGCCGGCCCGGCCGGCCTGACGGCGGCCATCTACGCCGCCCGGGCGGGCAAGAAGACGATCGTCCTGGAGGGCGAACGGGCGGCCTCCCGCATGTCGATCGGCTGGGAGCTGGAGAACTTCCCCGGCTATCTGTCCATCAACAGCCAGGATCTGCTGGAGAAGTTCCGATCCCATGCCGCCCATTTCGGGGCCGAGTTCGTCAAGGGCGATGCCATCGCCTTGTCCCTGGAGGGCGATCCCAAGTTCGTCTCCACGACCGACGCCTTCATCGAGGCCAAGACCGTCGTCCTGGCGACCGGCAAGCCGTTCGCCAAGGAGCGCCAGATCCCGGGCGAGGAGCGGCTGGTCGGGTACGGAGTCAGCTATTGCGCGGTCTGCGACGGGCCGCTCTATCGGGGCCGCGAGGTCGCCGCCTACGGCGCGTCGGAAGAGGCCGTTGAAGACGTCATGGCCCTCAATCAGATGGGGGCCAACGTCCATTGGATCACCGGGAAGCTCAAGGATCCGGCCGCCCTGGAAGAGTCCTTCGTCAAGGCCGAGAAGAAGGGCGTCGTCCTGCATGCCGGGATGGAGATCAGGGAAATCGTCGGTGAAAAGGGCGTTGAAAAGCTCGTCCTCAAAGGCCCGGCCGGGGACGAGGAGCTTTCCGTCGCGGCCGTCTTCCTCTTTCGGGAAGTCCCCACCGGCCCGCTCTTTACCAAGGCCGGACTCACCCTCGACCACAAGCAGTGCCTGGCGGTGGATCGGTTCGGGCGAACCAACCTGACCGGCGTCTACGCGGCCGGCGACAACACTTGCGGCGGGCTCCAGGTCGTGGCGGCGGCGGGGGAGGGATGTGTCGCGGCTTTGCAGGCTTTGGCTTATCTGCGGAAATAGCCGGAAAGTCCCTTGGCCTTCCGCCCTCGGCCGCGGTCACCGAAGGAGCGCGTGAACCGGCCGCTGATTGACAAGCCTCAAAAAATGGGTAGCATCAAAACACAAGGAAAGGAGACCATCTGATGAAAAAAATGCTGGTCGCTCTGGTTCTCGTGTCTCTCATGGCGGGCATTTCCATTGCCGGGACCAAGGAGTTCTACAAGGGGTCGTTCACCCTGACGCCCGTCGTCGGGCTCAACAAGTACACCATTCCCTTCGGCCTGAACGCCGAGTATGCCTTCACGAACAACATCGGCTTCGGCGGGACCGCGATGGTCTGGCTGTGGAGCGATGAGTGGATCAAGCAGAGCATCATCAACCTGACAGCCGAAGCCCTCTACCATTTCACCGGGATCAAGGCGTCCGGCCTCGATGTCTTTGCCGGCATGGCCCTGGGCTACTCTGCCTATTCGTATACCCTGAAAATGGGCGACTCATTCCTCGGCGACTCCAGCGGCTCGGGACTCGATCTCGGGATCGTTCTCGGCGGCCGCTATTTCTTCAGCCCCAAGCTGGCAGCCTGTCTGCGGCTAGTCAGCAGCTTCATCGGCGACTGGGCCGGCTTCGGCGGCCAGCTGGGTTTGACAATCCGGTTGAAATAGCCCCTCGGGCGCAGATCGCCGGCCGTCTCCGTCTTCATTCTCGGGGCGAGAGCTGTGCACGTGTTGATATGTTCGCGGCGCCAAACCCCGATTTTCGAATCGGGGGCCATAGCGCCGCTCAGTATTAACCCTTCAAATACCCCGGGCTTCAGCCCGCCCTCATCCGCTTCGCGGCTGAGGACTGCAACCCCGTCGTCGAACCGCCGGTGCGGAAGCCGAGCCCGGGGTATCGAGCGGGTTTATTGGGAGTGATCCCGAGCACGGCGGGGATCGGGTGAGGAAGTAAAAAAAAGGGGCGGGAAAACCCGCCCCCTTGGCGAATCTGTTGGGCCGGCGGCTACTTGATGGCCGCGGCTTGGGTCTTGATCTGGTCCACCATGCGTTGCACGTTCGCTTTCTGGGCCGCGGGCGCGACTGCCAGGGCCTTGTCGGCCGCCTTGATGGCTTCGGCCCCGTTCTTCATCTTGACGTAAACCTGGGCCATCGACGTCCAGGCGACGAAATTGTCCGGGGTCAGCTCGGCCGCTTTCTTGGCCGCTTCCAGGGCGCTGTCCAGGTTTTTCTCCTGGCGGGCCCAGAAAGAGGCGTAGGGAGTGAGGACTGTCGCGTTGGCCAGGTTCTTCTTCAGGAAATCCGGTCCGTAGCAGGCCAGAGCCTTGTCCTCTGCGCCGATGTCCAAGTATGCCTGGGCGAAGCTCGTGAGCGCGCGGGCGTTGTCGCCCGCCGTCTTGATGGCCGCGTCGACAGTGGCAACGGCTTGGGCCTTGTCGCCTTTGAGCGCGTAAAGCCGAGCCAGGTTGAGCTCCAGGCTGGAGTTCATGATGACGCCGCCGGGTCCGACCATCACCGTCCCCGGAACGGCCCCTTGCGGAGCCGCCGAAGACTTGGACATCGCAATGGCCGCCTTGGCCAGCTCGATGCCCTTGTCGACGGGCTCCTTGTCCTGCAGGATGCGCTGGACCCAAGCCGTGAGCGGCATGGCGTCGTTGGGGAAGCGGGCGGCGTATTCGGCGTAGAACGTGGCCGCCTGGTCCTTGGGCGCCGTGCGCGCGAAGTAGGCGCCGCTCAGGCGAGCGTAGGCCGTCTTGACCATCTCGCCGCCGGGGTACTTCTTGACGAAGGCCAGCATCGCGGCCGGATCGGCGGGACGGGTGCCCAGCGCGGCGATGCCGATATTGAACTCGGCGTACTTGGTGTACGTCACTTTTTCGGAGACGCCGGGCTGGCCGGGCTCGTAAAGCGTCGTTCCCTTCTTCCCGTCGGGATCGAGGGCTACGACCTTTTTGTAGAATTCGGCCGCCTTGACCTGGTCGTAGCGATCTTCATACTTCCTGGCCAGCTTGAAGACGGTCTCGACCGCATTGGGGTCCTTGGCAAAAGCCAGCATCAGGCTCTTGTAGGTGCCCTCGCCTTTTAGAATATTGTCGACTTGGTCCTTGAATTTGTCGGCCGGGGGATCGTAGCCGAGGATCCAATCCACGGCTTCGCCGCTGCCGTCAAAGAACATGATTGTCGGGGTGGCCCTGACCGCGTACTTGTCGAAGACGATCCGTCCCGCGGGTTCCTGCGTAAAGACCCGGAAAAGAACGAAGTTCTTGGTCAGGAAATCCTTGTACTGGGGGTTGTCGTAGAACTGCTCACCGAGCAGTTTGCAGCTCGGTCACGTGTAGGAGTTGAAGTCGAGGAGAACCAGCTTGTTCTCCGCCTTGGCCTTGGCGAACGCTTCGTCAAGCGAGCCCTGGAACCAGGGCAGGCTCTGGGCGGAAGCAGCCGCGGCCAACAGGAGGAGAAGCGAAAGCGCCAGGGCTTTTTTCATGAAGACCTCCGTTGGAATAAAGAACGGAGGGACTATAGCCCAGGCCCGGGGCGGAGTCAATCAGCCTTCAGAATAGGGGGGAATGGCCGGGAGGGCGCCGCGGGGACGCCCTCCCGGAGAGAAGGGCTTACTTCTTGTCCGCGGCCTGGGCGGTCTTGATCCGCTCCAGGGAAGCGCGCATCGCCGGCTTGATTTGATCGTCGGCCAAGGCGACCGCCTTCTCGGCGGCCTGAACGGCCTCGTCCCACTTCTTGACCTTCTGAAGCGCCGTTGCCAGGCCGCTCCAATAGTAGTATTTGTCGGGGTCCGTGGCGATCGCCTTGCGGAGCGCCGCCAGCGCGGCATCCATGTTCTTGCCCTGGCCGCTCCAGAACGCGCCGTAGCTGTACTGGTTGGTGGATTTGTCGCCGTTCTTCGCGAGCCAAGCCGGGCCGAAGACCTCCATGGCCTTGTCCTCGCGCCCGAGCTTGATCAGGACGCTCGCCCCCTGCTGAATGATGTACAGAAAATCCGGTTTCAGCCGCATGGCCGTTTCGACCATTTCTAGGGCGCTATCCTTGTTGGCATCGCGCCCGGCCCAGAACTGGGCGTACTCGATCAGATCGATGGCCAGAGCGGTGGCCTGGCCTTCCATGAATGACTTGCCATAGACGTCCTCGATCTTGGCCGTCTCGTTGCGGTTGGCGTAAAGCTCGGCCACGTCCTTGTTGTACCCCCGGACCGGGTTGGATCGGGTCAGGGCCCGGATCCGGGCGGCCAGCTCGGCACCCTTGTCGAAAGGCCCCTTGTCCCGGTTGATGCGGGCCAGCCACATATCCAGGACTTTCGGATCGTTGGGGAACTTGCCCGCGTACTCCTCGAAGAACTTGGCCGACTCCTCTTTCGTACCCTGGTAGGAATAGGCGAAGGAAAGCGTCTGATACGCCTGCTTGAGAAGTTTGCTGTCGGGATACTTGGCGATGAAAGCCCGCATCGACGCCGGGTCCGGCTTCATCGTCATGACCGAATTGTAGCCGATCTGGTACTCGGCATATTCGGTATAGGGGACCTCTAGGCCGTCGGGTTCCACCCGGTACGGCCCGGTCGTGCCTTGGGGGTCAAGCGCGATGACAGCCTGGAAGAACTCCTTGGACTTGGCCTCGTCGTAACGGTCGCCCCATTTCAGGGCCAGCTTGAAGACCGTCGGGACGTCCTTGGGATTCTTCGCATAAGCCGCGGCCAAAACCCTGTAGGTGTCGATGCCGGCCGGGATCTTGAGCATCTTCTCATGAAAGACGTCGGCCGGAAGATCGTAGCCGACGATCCAGTCGATCTCCGCCCCGGAGGCGTCCAGGAAGAGGATGGTCGGCGTGGCGTTGATCTTGAAGCGCTTGAACAGGGCGCTGCCTGCTTTGTCGGCGCTGTCCGCCCGGACCATGACGAACGTCTTGTCGAAGAAGCCTTTATACTTGGGGTTGGTGTAATACTGCTGACCCAGCAGTATGCAGGCCCCTCAGCCACCGCTGAAGAAGTCGACGAGAACGAGCTTGTTCTCGGACTTGGCCTTGGCCACGGCCTGTTCCACGGTGCCGGGGAACCAGGTCTGGGCCGAGGCGGCGGCGGCGAGGAGCAGGATCAGGACGGGAACGGCGAGCTTTTTCATTCCGGCCTCCTCGAGAATCGGCGGACGGGTTTCGTCCGCCCGCAAAAGAATACATCAAAGAATAGGGGGACACCATACATAACTCCCGAATTATTTCCGCGAACTTTTATTGACGGCAACGGGGCCATAAATTGACAGGAAGCTCTCGTTGAAAACAGCAATTCGGGAGTTATATAGGGTGTCCCCGAATTAAAAAAAAAGGACGAGCCCGAAGGCTCGTCCTTGTAGAACTTCGGATTCGTCTTACTTCTTTTCGGGGGCCAGAAGCTTGTCGAGAGCGGGCTTGTACATCGGCTTAACCTGGTCGGGCGCCAGCTCGATGGCCTTCTGATAGGCCTTGATCGCCTCGGTCTTGGCGCCCGTCTTGCCCAGGATGTCGCCCAGGTTGGCCCACTGGTAATACTGGGCCGGCTTGAGCGCGACGGCTTTCTTGGCTGCGGCCAGGGCGCTGTCCAGATTCTTGCCCTGCCGGGCCCAGAACGAGGAGTAGGAGTAGAGCGCGGAGGCGTCGGTCATCTTGGCCTCGGCCCATTTCGGGCCGAACAGGGCCATGGCTTTATCCTCCAGGTTCATCTTCACGTACAGCGCGGCCGCCTGCTGGATGAAATAGGCGTTCTCCGGCTCGAGCTTGAGGGCCGTCTCGGCCATGGCTCGGGCGCTGTCCAGGTTTTCATTCTTTCCCAGCCAGAACTCGGCGTAGGAGATGAGGTTGTAGCCCAGGCTCTGGACCTGACCATCGGCGTATTCCTTGCCGAAAGCGGTCGCGGCCTTGGCCTTGTCGCCCTTGGCCAGGTAGAAGTCGCCCAGCGACTGCTGGAGATAGGGATCCTGGTTGCGCTGGGTCAGCCGCTCGATCGTTTCAGCCAGCTCCAGGCCTTTGTCATAGGGCCCCTTGTCCATGACGATCCGGTTCAGCCACGCCTGCAGGGCGTAGGGATCATCGGGGTACTTGGCCGCGTACTCGGCGAAGGCGGCGGCCGCTTCGTCCTTGGACGCTTGACGACCGTAGTAATTGGCCATAGACGAATAGGCGCTCTTGACCATCGGACTCGAGGGGTACTTGGCAATGAAGGCCTTGATCGGCCCCATGTCCGGCTTGGCCGTCCGCGGCATCGTCGTGGCCAGGCTGTACTCGGCCATGACCGTGTAGGGCACGGTCACCTTGGTGTACTCGTTGGTGTAATTGCCCGACTTGCCCTCGGGATCGAGGGCGATGACCTTCTTGTACAGCTCGATGGGCTTGACCTCGTCGAAGCGGTCGGACCACTTGCGGGCCAGCTTGAAGGCCAGGGCGGCGTCATTGGGGTTCTTGGCGTAGGCGTCGTTGACGGCCTTGAAGGTGTCCTCGCCCTTGATGACCTTCTCCAGCTTGGCCTGGAAGTTCTCGGGCGGGGGGCCGTAGCCGACGAACCAGTCCACTTCGGCCCCATCGGAGCCGAGGATGATGGTCGTCGGGGTGGCGCGGATAGCGTACTTTTTAAAAACGGCGCTGCCGATGTCCGTGTCGGTATCGGCGCGGAAGAGGACGAAATTCTTGTCCTGGAAGGCGTGGAACTTGGGGTTTTCGTAGAACTGCTCACCGAGCAGTTTGCAGCCCCCTCAGCCGGCGCTGAAGAAGTCGATGATGACCAGCTTGTTCTCAACCTTGGCCTTGGCCACGGCCTGGTCCAAAGAGCCTTTAAACCAGTTTTGGGCCGAAGCGAAGGAGGCGAGAACAAGCACGAGTGCTATGACCAGTGCTTTTTTCATGCTTACCTCTCTTGAAGATACTACTTTCGACCGGGGTGGCCTGTCAAATTCGCTGACGACGGCGCAGCCCGGGCGGAAGCCGTTCGTAAGAGAATACGCCGTTTCGGCCGTGAAGGTTACGATCCGGAAGACTATTTTTTTTCGGCTGCGGCCGCCTTGGCTTTCTCCAGATTCTTCTGCATGGCCGGCTTGGCCGCGGGGGAGGCGAACTCGACCGCCTTTTCGGCTGCTTGGACGGCTTCTCCGTAGTTTTTCATCTTGAGCAGGACGTCGGCCATGGCCTGCCAGTGGTAGTAGGCTCGGGGCCGGAGGTCCAGCGCCCGTTTGCACGCGGCCAGGGCGCTGTCCAGGTTGATTCCCTTCTGGGTCCAGAACCAGATGTAGGACCGCAGCTCGCCGGGCTCGTCCCAACGGGCGCGAACGAATCCGGGCCCGAACAAATCCAGAGCTTTGGCCTGGTCGCCCAGCGTCAGAAACACGTCGGCGGCCTGCTGGAGAATGTAAGGGTTCCCGCCCAGGAGCTTCACGGCGGCTTCGGCCATCGACCGGGCGCTGTCCTGGTGGAGGCCCTGCTTGACCCAGAAGTCGGCGTATTCGAGGAGTCCGAAGGCCGTCGAGGACAGCAGGCTGTCGGCGAAAGCGAGGCCGAACTCTTCTTCGGCCTTGGCCTTGTCCCCGCTGTCGACGTAGAACTGGGCCGTGAGGGCGGTCAGGAACGGCTCGGGCGAGTTTTCGGTCAGCTCTTTCAGCCGCTCGGCGATCTGGCGGCCTTTGTCATAAGGTCCCTTCTCGGCCATGATCCGCTGCAGCCAATAGTAGAGGACCATGGAGTCGGACGGGAAGCGGGCGGCGTATTCCTCGTAGAACGCGAAGGCTTCCTCTTTGGGCGCCGATCGGATGAAGAAGATTTCAAGGCTCGAGTAGGCCTGACGGATCATCTCGCCGGCCTGGTGGGTTTTGATGAACTCTCTCATTGGGACCGGGTCGCGCTTGCCGGTCAGCGGGGCGTAGGCGATCTGGTATTCGGCCCATTCCTTATAGGGGACCGCCACTTTCATGTAATCGGGCTTGTAAGAGCCGGCCTTGCCGTCGGGGTCGAGGGCCAGGACTTCGCGGAACTTCTCGGCCGCCTTGTCGGCCATCGCCCGCATGCGGTACTTCTCGCCCAGCTTGAAGACCGCGGACACATCCTTGGGGTTCTTGGCGTAGGCCTGGGTCAGGGCCCGGACGGAGTCGATGCCGTCCAGGGCCAGCTTGACCTTGGCCTTGAACTTGTCCGCCGGCGGCGTATAGCCGACGATCCAATCGATCTCGTTTCC
This sequence is a window from Candidatus Aminicenantes bacterium. Protein-coding genes within it:
- a CDS encoding tetratricopeptide repeat protein — protein: MDWFVGYGPPPENFQAKLEKVIKGEDTFKAVNDAYAKNPNDAALAFKLARKWSDRFDEVKPIELYKKVIALDPEGKSGNYTNEYTKVTVPYTVMAEYSLATTMPRTAKPDMGPIKAFIAKYPSSPMVKSAYSSMANYYGRQASKDEAAAAFAEYAAKYPDDPYALQAWLNRIVMDKGPYDKGLELAETIERLTQRNQDPYLQQSLGDFYLAKGDKAKAATAFGKEYADGQVQSLGYNLISYAEFWLGKNENLDSARAMAETALKLEPENAYFIQQAAALYVKMNLEDKAMALFGPKWAEAKMTDASALYSYSSFWARQGKNLDSALAAAKKAVALKPAQYYQWANLGDILGKTGAKTEAIKAYQKAIELAPDQVKPMYKPALDKLLAPEKK
- a CDS encoding FAD-dependent oxidoreductase, which produces MQSHQADILIIGAGPAGLTAAIYAARAGKKTIVLEGERAASRMSIGWELENFPGYLSINSQDLLEKFRSHAAHFGAEFVKGDAIALSLEGDPKFVSTTDAFIEAKTVVLATGKPFAKERQIPGEERLVGYGVSYCAVCDGPLYRGREVAAYGASEEAVEDVMALNQMGANVHWITGKLKDPAALEESFVKAEKKGVVLHAGMEIREIVGEKGVEKLVLKGPAGDEELSVAAVFLFREVPTGPLFTKAGLTLDHKQCLAVDRFGRTNLTGVYAAGDNTCGGLQVVAAAGEGCVAALQALAYLRK